A stretch of Candidatus Poribacteria bacterium DNA encodes these proteins:
- a CDS encoding polyphosphate kinase 2 family protein, whose translation MELQAKSIVNPGELVSLDDHPPEYTGTYEKKGQTKKRLKKLHKQLLELQGLLYAESQHALLIILQGMDTCGKDGTIRGVMSGINVQGCNVVNFKVPTADELSRDFLWRAHRVVPSKGKIGIFNRSHYEDVLVVRVHNIVPESVWSQRYQQINDFERMLVESGTVVLKFFLHISKDEQKQRLESRISDPTKHWKVEASDIRERAYWDDYMQAFEVMLQKCSTDWAPWHIIPANKKWYRNLVIAECVVDALKKLDMQYPEPKIDVTQLRIVD comes from the coding sequence ATGGAACTTCAAGCTAAAAGTATTGTCAATCCGGGTGAGTTAGTCAGTTTGGACGATCACCCACCCGAATATACCGGAACTTACGAGAAGAAGGGTCAAACCAAGAAAAGACTTAAAAAGTTACATAAGCAACTCCTGGAACTTCAGGGATTGCTTTACGCTGAAAGCCAACATGCCCTGCTCATTATCCTGCAAGGCATGGATACATGCGGCAAAGATGGAACCATTCGGGGGGTGATGTCTGGCATCAACGTCCAAGGCTGCAATGTCGTTAATTTCAAAGTGCCAACCGCAGATGAACTCTCTCGAGATTTCTTATGGCGTGCCCACAGAGTCGTCCCATCGAAAGGAAAAATCGGCATCTTTAACCGCTCACACTATGAAGATGTCCTCGTTGTTCGGGTACATAACATTGTGCCGGAATCGGTCTGGTCGCAGCGTTATCAGCAAATCAACGATTTTGAGAGGATGCTCGTTGAAAGTGGAACGGTTGTTCTGAAATTTTTCCTTCATATCTCGAAAGATGAACAGAAACAACGGCTTGAATCTCGGATTAGCGATCCGACAAAACATTGGAAAGTCGAAGCATCTGATATTCGGGAACGCGCCTATTGGGACGACTACATGCAAGCGTTTGAGGTTATGCTCCAAAAATGTAGTACCGACTGGGCACCTTGGCATATCATCCCCGCGAATAAGAAGTGGTATCGGAACCTCGTTATTGCAGAGTGTGTTGTTGATGCACTCAAAAAACTCGACATGCAGTATCCTGAACCTAAGATTGATGTTACCCAACTCAGGATTGTTGATTGA
- a CDS encoding phytanoyl-CoA dioxygenase family protein: protein MVSEQQLAQFEEEGYLLLSGLIPKETVTKAEQAMWQMMGMDAEDPDSWGQFKRPHLAGFYMEKMGDGKRVELYGVTHPDVLACCTPDYLTILKQLASRYPEIPHCESQQPDGIWALNQFPVSTDWKNPSPHLDGDFRDFRLDPGTFRATSLTYLTDANSHGGTTVIWPEGPQRIREFRKKNPEFSNHVGDMKAQFPEMDLGEPMEIVAKQGDVLFFHHLLPHSGTMNVGSSARFAIRYMCLCLSCRKWEKKGEWNLWMP from the coding sequence ATGGTTTCAGAACAGCAGTTAGCACAATTTGAAGAAGAAGGTTACCTCCTCCTTTCAGGATTGATTCCGAAAGAGACTGTCACAAAAGCAGAGCAGGCAATGTGGCAGATGATGGGAATGGATGCGGAAGACCCAGACTCATGGGGACAGTTTAAGCGTCCACACCTTGCCGGGTTTTACATGGAGAAAATGGGAGATGGAAAGCGGGTTGAGCTTTACGGTGTTACCCATCCCGATGTCTTAGCGTGTTGCACGCCTGATTACCTCACTATCCTTAAGCAACTCGCTTCCCGATATCCAGAGATCCCACATTGTGAAAGTCAACAGCCGGATGGTATCTGGGCACTGAATCAATTCCCCGTTTCAACCGATTGGAAAAACCCGTCACCCCATTTAGATGGCGATTTTCGGGATTTCCGATTGGATCCTGGAACCTTCCGCGCAACCAGTCTCACCTACCTCACTGATGCCAATTCGCACGGCGGGACGACGGTAATATGGCCCGAAGGTCCACAACGGATTCGTGAGTTTCGCAAGAAAAACCCGGAGTTCTCCAACCATGTCGGTGATATGAAAGCGCAGTTTCCAGAGATGGATTTAGGCGAGCCGATGGAGATCGTTGCTAAACAGGGGGATGTCCTCTTTTTCCACCATCTACTGCCGCATTCTGGCACAATGAATGTTGGAAGTTCCGCACGTTTCGCAATTCGATATATGTGCTTATGCCTCTCATGTCGTAAATGGGAGAAAAAAGGGGAGTGGAATCTCTGGATGCCCTGA
- a CDS encoding phytanoyl-CoA dioxygenase family protein, which produces MNNSETVCLTPAQRLHFDIYGFVLLEDVLSSDEIERMKGALYRMKADDDLDAKRVYARGQREHHVLFGNLVAYDPALLEYAAHPKLVPLVEEVVGGAVRLEETEAIINSRNPETPLDELHKRRYNPTGFHRGTQHGWGTYVEQNKFHCIFVKTLAYLTDVGPDDGGTCVIPGSHRLTWDQSEMVEAALSDDKLIYQVEASAGSVLLFAEALIHSTTAIRSDKERVILISGYTPPMVREWPGNEVSPEFIKTLPEDIRPLISGSDSWHWKRRY; this is translated from the coding sequence ATGAATAACAGCGAAACAGTTTGCCTGACACCAGCACAGCGGCTCCACTTCGACATCTACGGCTTTGTCCTATTAGAGGACGTCCTGAGTAGCGACGAAATCGAGCGCATGAAAGGGGCACTCTACAGAATGAAAGCCGACGACGACCTTGATGCCAAGCGGGTCTATGCCCGCGGGCAGCGCGAACACCATGTCCTTTTCGGCAACCTTGTTGCGTATGACCCAGCGTTGTTGGAATACGCCGCACATCCAAAACTCGTGCCACTGGTCGAAGAGGTCGTAGGCGGTGCTGTCCGTCTGGAAGAGACCGAAGCCATCATCAATAGCCGTAATCCAGAGACACCACTTGATGAACTCCACAAACGTCGCTATAATCCGACCGGCTTTCATCGTGGCACACAACACGGGTGGGGGACCTATGTAGAGCAGAACAAGTTCCACTGCATCTTTGTCAAAACACTCGCCTACCTCACCGATGTCGGTCCAGACGACGGCGGGACGTGTGTTATCCCCGGAAGCCACCGATTGACGTGGGATCAGAGCGAAATGGTTGAGGCTGCACTATCCGATGACAAACTCATCTACCAAGTCGAGGCATCAGCCGGTTCCGTGCTGCTTTTTGCCGAAGCATTGATTCACAGCACGACTGCTATCCGTAGCGACAAAGAGCGTGTTATCCTTATCTCCGGCTACACACCCCCGATGGTACGCGAATGGCCCGGTAACGAAGTTAGTCCCGAATTTATTAAGACCTTACCGGAGGACATCCGTCCCCTCATTTCAGGAAGCGACAGTTGGCACTGGAAACGGCGGTATTGA
- a CDS encoding sulfatase-like hydrolase/transferase, producing the protein MATKTRPNILLITSDQQHWNTLGCLNPEIQTPHLDALAAQGTLFNRAYCPNPTCTPTRASIITGKYPSQHGAWSLGTKLSEDEHTVGEDFTDAGYRTALVGKAHFQPLHGTEEFPSLESYPILQDLDFWRSFNEPFYGFEHVELARNHTDEAHVGQHYAIWMEENGLTNWRDYFLPPTGNTRGQYRKWPIPEAYHYDTWIAERTNALMERYQQNDENFFLWASFFDPHPKYLVPEPWDTMYDPSALTVPSVTEGEHDNNPPHFQLTQQQKPDFSAWRESGKGVHGFNSHLRDRDELAKDIAVYYGMVSLMDKYIGKILAKLDELGLADNTLVVFTSDHGHFYGQHGLVAKGAFHYEDVIRVPFIARYPGVVPAGRRSEALQTLVDLAPSFLSATGIDIPRPMTGVDQTPVWYGQSEAARDHIIVENRHEPTTVHVKTYVNDRYKLTVYYNRDYGELFDLKADPGEVNNLWNSAEHAELKADLVMKLLFAEMGKEPLWMPRTSGA; encoded by the coding sequence ATGGCAACTAAAACCAGACCGAATATCCTACTCATCACCAGCGACCAACAGCATTGGAACACCCTCGGATGTCTTAATCCTGAAATTCAGACCCCGCACTTGGACGCATTGGCAGCGCAAGGTACGCTTTTCAATAGAGCCTATTGCCCGAACCCCACCTGTACGCCGACGCGCGCCTCTATTATCACCGGGAAGTACCCGAGTCAGCACGGTGCTTGGTCCTTGGGGACAAAACTCTCTGAAGATGAACATACTGTCGGTGAAGATTTCACAGACGCAGGTTACCGCACGGCTCTCGTCGGAAAAGCACACTTTCAACCGCTCCATGGCACTGAAGAATTTCCGTCTCTCGAATCCTATCCGATTCTCCAAGATTTGGACTTTTGGCGGAGCTTCAACGAGCCATTTTATGGGTTTGAACACGTTGAACTTGCGCGTAACCACACCGATGAGGCACACGTCGGACAGCACTATGCCATCTGGATGGAAGAGAACGGTTTGACGAATTGGCGCGACTATTTCCTACCGCCGACTGGAAATACGCGTGGTCAGTACCGAAAGTGGCCAATCCCAGAGGCATACCATTACGATACTTGGATCGCCGAACGTACGAATGCCCTCATGGAAAGGTATCAACAGAACGATGAAAACTTTTTCCTCTGGGCAAGTTTCTTTGATCCACACCCGAAATATCTTGTTCCTGAACCGTGGGATACGATGTACGACCCGTCAGCATTAACAGTGCCGTCTGTAACAGAAGGGGAACACGATAACAACCCACCCCATTTCCAATTGACACAACAACAAAAACCGGACTTCTCGGCTTGGCGTGAAAGTGGGAAAGGAGTACATGGATTCAACTCACATTTACGCGATCGAGATGAACTCGCTAAAGATATTGCTGTCTACTATGGGATGGTGAGTCTGATGGATAAATACATCGGAAAGATCCTGGCGAAACTCGATGAACTCGGATTGGCAGATAATACACTGGTTGTGTTCACTTCTGATCATGGACACTTTTATGGACAGCACGGACTCGTCGCGAAAGGGGCATTTCACTATGAAGATGTTATCCGCGTTCCGTTTATTGCGCGGTATCCGGGTGTTGTGCCTGCTGGGAGACGGTCCGAGGCGTTACAGACGTTGGTAGACTTGGCTCCGTCGTTCCTGAGTGCGACTGGTATTGACATTCCGCGTCCGATGACGGGTGTAGATCAGACTCCGGTCTGGTACGGACAGTCAGAAGCGGCACGCGACCATATTATTGTCGAAAATCGCCATGAACCGACAACTGTACACGTCAAAACTTACGTCAATGATCGTTACAAGTTGACCGTCTATTACAACCGAGACTACGGTGAGTTGTTTGATCTGAAAGCGGATCCTGGAGAAGTCAATAACCTGTGGAATTCTGCTGAGCATGCCGAGTTGAAAGCGGATTTGGTGATGAAGCTGCTGTTCGCGGAGATGGGGAAAGAACCGTTATGGATGCCACGGACTTCGGGGGCATAA
- a CDS encoding FRG domain-containing protein, with protein MDRENQNEPNTVDEILRKIEAKANTGNYLYRGEPERHEEEPYFGKVSSNFYREFLKDDDFDVSAKYFDIEAFQEVLLTSANRFSREPISELERLSEIQHYGGKTNLIDFTTDYLIALFMACDGSRSKDGRVILQKKEQIDPYIQESYEPINRVIAQKSVFVRHPDGFIEPNEDDIINIPADLKQPILIHLRNSHGISVETIYNDIHGFIKDQTIRIEVYMAIYKGLIQEQKGSVENGDSNADGAL; from the coding sequence ATGGACAGAGAAAATCAAAACGAACCAAATACAGTTGATGAAATACTCCGGAAAATAGAAGCGAAAGCGAACACCGGGAATTATCTTTACCGCGGTGAGCCTGAACGCCATGAGGAAGAGCCTTATTTTGGTAAAGTTTCTTCAAACTTCTATCGCGAGTTTTTGAAGGATGACGACTTTGATGTCTCGGCAAAATACTTTGATATAGAGGCATTCCAAGAAGTACTGTTGACCTCAGCTAATAGGTTTTCGCGTGAACCGATTAGCGAGCTTGAACGCTTATCTGAAATTCAACACTATGGCGGAAAAACAAACCTTATTGATTTCACAACGGATTATCTTATTGCACTTTTCATGGCTTGTGATGGTTCCCGGAGTAAAGATGGTAGAGTTATATTGCAAAAAAAGGAACAAATAGATCCATACATTCAGGAATCTTATGAACCAATAAATCGTGTTATTGCCCAGAAGAGCGTGTTTGTTCGACATCCAGATGGTTTTATTGAACCCAACGAGGACGATATTATCAATATTCCAGCTGATCTCAAGCAACCTATACTAATACACCTGCGAAATTCCCACGGTATATCTGTTGAAACTATTTACAACGATATCCATGGCTTTATCAAAGATCAAACCATCCGCATAGAAGTCTACATGGCAATTTACAAAGGTCTAATCCAGGAGCAAAAAGGGAGTGTAGAAAATGGTGACTCCAACGCAGATGGCGCCTTATGA
- a CDS encoding tetratricopeptide repeat protein, translating into MAPYEEAVKHYSRAIDLRPNFALSYIYRGNVYRKMGEFDLAINDYTEAIFWTRQPARAYHGRGMAHGAKGDIDKAIEDFTKAIQYEPDHPEAYYHRGHAYNSIGETDLAIADCDRSIRLNPDIAEAYLVRGNAYRDKDELDFAIMDYSKALRLKPNFAEVYAIRGNAYSSKGEGDKAIADYSKAIELRPNYLPVYVMRGHIHLLKGDFDSAIADCQKLIELDPNAAHPYVTRATAHSLRGDFDSAIADCEKALERNSNAADAHLILGMAFDNTGEVNSAIESYTKAIQLHPNYRNAYYERGNAYSNKGEFDNAIADYTEVIRYVPNHAECYFNRGIAYSRRKEFDLAIIDYATVIQLQPDHIPSYINRGIAYSNKGDFDNAIADYTSAIQIDPKFAVPYHNRGNVYLLKSDFDSAITDYTVAIQLDPNDARTYASRGAIYGIVGEVDKAINDCTKAIELRLYHADIYFNRAIGYNSVGKLDLAIKDYTKVIEINPGHFRAYVNRGVTYGDIGEVDLAINDLNKAIKLNPDNATAYNNIGNVYGNEGDFDSAIANYSKAIELNPNDPAFYHNRGLAYFSNNEFSRAREDYTKVLKLDSDYAPAYYNRAMAWLHQQEWKKAKASLTQAADKGIDITAVFGGDYQSVASFEKQTGVKLPKDIAAMLREKKEQISISPIEENPFGFQSKMVSYSSESFTGMSLQQPEKPSTPSIPAGLLQPQSQRSPSLFAS; encoded by the coding sequence ATGGCGCCTTATGAAGAAGCTGTCAAGCACTATAGCAGAGCCATTGACTTGCGACCAAACTTCGCCTTATCTTACATCTACCGTGGTAATGTTTACCGTAAAATGGGCGAGTTTGACCTTGCCATTAACGACTATACAGAAGCCATTTTCTGGACCCGCCAGCCTGCCAGGGCCTATCACGGTCGCGGTATGGCACACGGTGCTAAAGGGGACATTGACAAAGCAATTGAAGACTTCACGAAGGCAATCCAATACGAACCCGATCACCCCGAAGCGTATTACCATCGCGGCCACGCCTATAACAGCATAGGCGAAACTGATCTTGCTATTGCAGATTGTGATAGGTCGATACGGCTTAATCCTGATATTGCTGAAGCCTATCTCGTTCGAGGCAACGCTTACAGAGATAAAGATGAACTTGATTTCGCTATTATGGATTATAGCAAGGCATTACGACTCAAGCCGAATTTTGCTGAGGTCTACGCTATTCGCGGTAATGCTTATAGCAGCAAGGGTGAAGGTGATAAAGCTATTGCAGACTATAGCAAGGCGATAGAGTTGAGACCCAATTACTTGCCAGTCTATGTTATGAGAGGGCACATTCACTTACTTAAAGGCGATTTTGACTCCGCTATCGCAGACTGCCAAAAGTTAATAGAACTCGATCCGAATGCTGCTCATCCTTATGTCACCCGCGCAACTGCTCATAGTCTTAGGGGAGATTTTGACTCCGCTATCGCAGATTGTGAAAAAGCGTTGGAACGCAATTCCAATGCTGCGGATGCACATCTGATTTTGGGTATGGCTTTCGACAACACAGGCGAAGTGAATTCGGCAATTGAAAGTTACACAAAAGCAATACAATTACACCCCAATTACCGCAATGCCTATTATGAACGAGGCAATGCGTACAGCAATAAAGGCGAATTTGACAACGCTATCGCGGACTATACGGAAGTAATTCGATATGTTCCAAATCACGCCGAGTGCTATTTTAATCGTGGTATTGCTTATAGCAGAAGAAAGGAATTTGATTTAGCCATTATAGATTATGCTACGGTTATTCAACTTCAACCGGATCATATTCCATCCTATATTAATCGTGGCATCGCTTATAGTAACAAAGGTGATTTCGACAATGCTATCGCGGATTATACAAGCGCGATACAAATTGATCCAAAATTTGCTGTGCCTTATCATAATCGCGGTAATGTTTACTTACTCAAAAGTGATTTTGACTCGGCGATTACGGATTACACCGTGGCTATACAACTTGATCCTAATGATGCAAGGACCTATGCCAGTCGGGGAGCAATTTACGGTATTGTAGGAGAGGTAGACAAAGCGATTAACGACTGCACGAAGGCAATAGAACTTCGTCTCTATCATGCGGATATCTATTTCAATCGTGCTATTGGTTACAATAGCGTGGGAAAACTTGATTTGGCTATCAAAGACTATACAAAAGTGATAGAGATCAATCCAGGGCATTTCAGAGCCTATGTTAATCGCGGTGTTACTTATGGTGATATAGGTGAAGTGGATTTAGCGATTAATGACTTAAACAAGGCAATAAAACTGAATCCAGACAATGCTACAGCTTATAATAATATTGGCAATGTTTACGGCAACGAAGGGGATTTTGACTCGGCTATTGCGAATTATAGTAAGGCGATAGAATTGAATCCAAATGATCCAGCATTTTATCACAATCGCGGTCTGGCTTACTTCAGCAATAACGAGTTTAGTCGAGCACGCGAAGACTATACGAAAGTACTAAAATTAGATTCCGATTATGCACCAGCCTATTACAATCGCGCAATGGCTTGGCTACACCAACAAGAATGGAAGAAAGCCAAAGCAAGCTTAACACAGGCAGCGGACAAAGGCATAGATATTACTGCTGTTTTTGGCGGCGACTATCAAAGTGTTGCTAGCTTTGAAAAGCAAACTGGCGTTAAATTGCCAAAAGATATTGCTGCAATGTTAAGAGAGAAAAAGGAACAGATTTCCATTTCACCTATAGAAGAAAATCCGTTTGGTTTTCAAAGCAAAATGGTATCGTATTCATCTGAAAGTTTTACAGGAATGTCTCTGCAACAACCAGAAAAACCTTCAACGCCATCCATACCAGCTGGCTTGCTTCAACCTCAAAGTCAAAGATCGCCCAGCCTATTTGCCAGTTAA
- a CDS encoding sulfatase, with product MSRSTEKRPNLVYVFADQLRYQSCGYAGDTRARTPHIDQLAAESANFCNAVSGSPMCAPYRASLFTGKYASSTGMAINELRMNPNHDCFGHVLHRNGYQTSYIGKWHLWANQLGRHNDPRNSYIPPGPYRLGFDGEWSAYNFHHLYFDAYYHKDAPEKIVLPGYEPDGQTDLAIDYLQRAATTDDPFALFLSIGTPHDPWTQDNVPNEDYELFRGVDFPLPLNYRDENDPYGDTWAIMSAAERAKLPEWMRVYYAMTTNLDRNVGRLLRAVDDLGLRDNTIFVFTSDHGEMFGAQGRRAKNIFYEEAVRVPFLVRWQGQIPEAHISDACLNTPDIMPTLLSMMDLPIPADVEGTDLSRAAFNQSTDEPDAAFMQGMGCTAKWEDGYEWRALRTKQYTYAVHRPDRSEKLFDNLADPFQTRNLIDEPTATELREQFRGMLKQRMDTLNDTFEACTWYRDNWTEDRIILRTATL from the coding sequence ATGTCCCGTTCAACCGAAAAACGCCCCAATCTCGTCTATGTGTTCGCCGACCAACTCCGCTATCAGTCGTGTGGCTACGCCGGAGATACCCGCGCACGGACACCTCATATCGACCAACTTGCAGCAGAGAGTGCAAATTTCTGCAACGCTGTCTCTGGGAGTCCGATGTGTGCACCCTATCGCGCTTCGCTCTTCACCGGAAAATATGCCAGTAGCACCGGTATGGCGATTAATGAACTCCGAATGAACCCAAATCACGACTGTTTTGGGCATGTCCTGCATCGCAACGGCTACCAGACGAGTTACATCGGAAAATGGCATCTATGGGCTAATCAATTGGGAAGGCACAACGATCCAAGGAATTCTTACATCCCACCCGGACCCTATCGACTCGGTTTCGATGGAGAGTGGTCGGCATACAATTTTCATCATCTCTATTTCGATGCCTATTACCACAAGGACGCGCCTGAGAAAATCGTCCTTCCTGGATATGAACCCGATGGGCAGACCGATTTGGCAATCGACTACCTACAACGCGCAGCAACAACAGATGATCCCTTCGCGCTTTTCCTCTCAATCGGAACACCACACGATCCATGGACACAAGACAATGTTCCAAATGAGGATTATGAGTTGTTCCGGGGTGTTGACTTCCCCTTACCGCTAAACTATCGAGACGAAAACGACCCCTATGGTGATACATGGGCGATTATGTCCGCCGCGGAACGCGCTAAACTCCCTGAGTGGATGCGCGTCTATTACGCGATGACCACCAATCTGGATCGGAATGTTGGGCGGTTGCTCCGTGCAGTTGACGACTTAGGATTGCGTGACAACACAATTTTCGTCTTTACCTCCGACCACGGGGAGATGTTCGGCGCGCAAGGTCGCCGCGCCAAGAACATCTTTTATGAAGAGGCGGTACGGGTGCCGTTTCTGGTGCGATGGCAGGGACAGATTCCAGAAGCACACATCTCGGATGCATGCCTAAATACACCGGATATTATGCCGACGCTGCTCTCGATGATGGACCTCCCAATTCCAGCGGATGTTGAAGGCACGGATTTAAGCCGCGCCGCTTTTAATCAATCGACGGACGAACCCGATGCAGCGTTTATGCAAGGCATGGGGTGTACGGCGAAATGGGAAGACGGTTATGAGTGGCGGGCGCTCCGCACGAAGCAGTATACCTACGCCGTTCACCGTCCGGATAGGAGCGAGAAACTCTTTGATAACCTCGCCGACCCGTTCCAAACCCGTAACCTGATTGATGAACCCACAGCCACTGAACTCCGAGAGCAATTCCGGGGAATGCTAAAACAGCGTATGGATACCCTCAACGACACCTTTGAGGCGTGTACGTGGTATCGCGATAATTGGACTGAAGACCGAATTATCTTACGTACCGCTACATTATAG
- a CDS encoding DUF433 domain-containing protein, translating to MDRITFNSDQCGGRPCIRGMRIRVTDVLDLLASGLSFQEILDEMPALEYEDIVACLQFASRKINHPVIAA from the coding sequence ATGGATAGAATCACTTTTAATTCTGATCAGTGTGGGGGCCGTCCTTGTATTCGCGGTATGCGGATTCGGGTAACAGATGTCTTAGATTTGTTGGCGAGCGGTCTCTCTTTTCAGGAAATTCTTGATGAAATGCCAGCCTTGGAATACGAAGACATCGTCGCTTGTCTCCAATTCGCCTCACGCAAAATTAACCATCCTGTAATTGCTGCATGA
- a CDS encoding HEAT repeat domain-containing protein has product MTTVKQQLLNDEDIRHFIVNGYVNVTADVPTHIHETIYDKTDELFAGTTDFRGDRQHNPLNNILPLVPELQIVLESPEVRGALTSILGNGYVMHPHRHCHPNFAGSTPTGKENGEERLMMPLHKDGHAGGKRPRHRTPRWAILFYYPQPCLAEQGPTCIIPGTQYIREFMLEGERERHEMHAEGGNGTRLLSEDFLNRNLVPMSGELGTVWIMHFDMVHSFLQNYVSLNRYGMKFVFMRTEQPTAPSWNSKTSIWQPPEINHVPYDAEILWTYMWNWMYGKTDLYETDRPDTTMDIASAVAALKADDPNVRMKAASELGFIGGIDAAEAIPALVDALNDSYEPVRRNAIYALGAIGKPAVEPLIDALDSEKEAFEMEPILHICDPAHGLAAIGASGVPALIAALKDERENVRASTVYALGEMGPVAAEAVDGLIALLTDESEEVRRHATSALGMIKVPVSKTVPALVRVLADREDTDLAFFAAQALTRIGPDATEAVPALREALLSDSAYVRGFSSEALSRIGTAEALQALVPFLRTARWFNYVKKSIS; this is encoded by the coding sequence ATGACAACAGTTAAACAGCAACTTCTAAACGATGAAGACATTCGCCATTTCATTGTGAATGGATATGTCAATGTTACTGCCGACGTACCGACGCACATCCATGAAACCATCTATGATAAAACGGATGAACTCTTCGCTGGCACGACGGATTTTCGAGGCGATAGGCAGCATAACCCACTCAATAACATTCTACCTTTGGTCCCGGAACTTCAGATAGTTTTGGAATCTCCAGAAGTACGGGGCGCGCTTACGAGTATTTTGGGGAATGGGTATGTCATGCATCCGCATCGGCACTGCCATCCCAATTTCGCCGGAAGCACACCAACTGGGAAAGAGAATGGCGAGGAACGGTTGATGATGCCGCTCCATAAAGATGGACACGCCGGTGGAAAACGCCCACGGCATCGAACGCCGCGTTGGGCGATCCTTTTCTACTATCCGCAGCCCTGTCTTGCGGAGCAGGGGCCGACGTGTATCATTCCGGGGACGCAGTACATCCGAGAATTTATGCTGGAGGGTGAACGCGAGCGGCACGAAATGCACGCTGAAGGCGGAAATGGGACGCGACTGCTCTCTGAGGATTTCCTGAATCGAAATCTCGTCCCGATGTCCGGTGAACTCGGTACGGTATGGATTATGCACTTCGATATGGTGCATTCATTCCTCCAGAACTACGTCTCGCTGAACCGGTACGGTATGAAATTCGTGTTTATGCGTACGGAACAGCCGACGGCACCTTCATGGAATAGTAAAACCTCCATCTGGCAACCGCCTGAAATCAACCATGTCCCTTACGATGCAGAGATTCTCTGGACCTATATGTGGAATTGGATGTACGGAAAGACGGATTTGTATGAAACTGACCGTCCAGACACGACAATGGATATAGCGTCAGCAGTTGCGGCGTTGAAGGCAGACGATCCAAATGTCCGTATGAAGGCCGCCAGCGAATTGGGCTTTATCGGAGGCATAGATGCTGCTGAGGCGATCCCTGCGCTCGTTGATGCGCTCAACGATAGTTACGAACCGGTACGGCGGAACGCCATCTATGCGCTCGGTGCGATTGGAAAACCAGCTGTCGAACCCCTCATCGACGCGCTTGATTCAGAAAAAGAGGCGTTTGAGATGGAGCCGATTCTCCACATCTGCGACCCAGCGCACGGACTCGCAGCGATTGGTGCATCAGGGGTGCCTGCACTCATAGCCGCATTGAAAGATGAACGCGAGAACGTCCGCGCGTCAACGGTTTATGCGTTGGGTGAAATGGGTCCAGTTGCAGCAGAGGCAGTTGATGGGCTTATTGCGTTGCTGACAGATGAATCGGAAGAGGTGCGGCGGCATGCAACCTCGGCATTGGGTATGATTAAAGTCCCCGTGTCGAAAACGGTTCCGGCGTTGGTACGGGTTCTGGCAGATCGCGAAGATACGGATTTAGCGTTCTTCGCGGCACAAGCATTGACCCGTATCGGACCGGATGCGACTGAAGCGGTTCCGGCGTTGCGCGAGGCATTGCTGAGTGATTCGGCATACGTGCGTGGTTTTTCCTCCGAAGCATTGAGTCGGATTGGGACTGCTGAAGCGTTACAGGCACTCGTGCCGTTCCTGCGGACTGCGCGCTGGTTTAACTATGTGAAGAAATCTATATCATAA